Below is a genomic region from Mycolicibacterium neworleansense.
GCGGCACCATGACCTGGCCGGCCGACCGGGCAGCGGCCGTCATCTCCGCTTTCCGCGAGGTCACCGCGACAGCTCCCGAAGAACTGACCGCCTGGTGCAGTTTCACCCGGTTCCCCGGCGCGCCCGCACTGGTTCGCATCGACACCACCTACCTCGGAAAGGCCGAGGCGGCGACCGCTCTGCTGCAGCCGTTCGCCCGCATCGACGGGATGCTCTCCGACACGCGGCGGATATTGCCGGTTTCCGAACTCGGGAGAATCACCGACGAACCCACGAAACCCGCACCATCGCGCCAAGTAGCCACCCTCGTCAACGGCTTGACCGACCAGTTCATCGAGGCCCTGCTCACGCAGTCGATCGAACCGCTGATCACCGTCCAGATCCGCCACCTCGGCGGCGCGCTGCAACGTTCGTCGGGCATTCCCTCCGGGCCGGTCACCGCGCCCTACCTCGTAAGTTTCCTTGGCATGCAACCGGATCCGGGAAGCGAAGCGGCCTTGATGGCTCGCACCAATGCGTTCCTCGACACATTGGCAGCGGTGAACACCGCCAAAGTCCCGTTCAACTTCCTTGCCCCGCAACAGAATGTCGCCGACGTATTCGACGCAGGCACACTCGCGCGGCTGCGCGCGGTCAAACGCGACCGCGATCCCGATGGGGTGTTTCGGAGCAACCGCCCGATCGCCCAGGAGTGAAACAGCTTGTTTCTGAGCACTATCCGCTCGGCCGGACCGCCTGCCGGAACGCCGAGCTGGCGATCAGGATCGACTGCCGGAGATTCTGAACCGTTGTCCGGCCGGCGGTTCGACGCCGGCATCGAGGTTTCCGGGAGGTTCGCATGAATGATCTGGCATTCCGCTCAGCGGGTGAACTCGCGACTGCCATCGCGGCACAGGAGGTGTCGAGCGTCGAGCTTCTCGATTGCTACCTCACGCGCCTGGAGCAGTTCGATCCGCGGGTCAACGCGATCGTCGCGCGCGACGAGGAGAACGCGAGGGCAGCGGCGCGAGAGGCAGACCGCGCAGTCTCCCGTGGCGAAGCGCTCGGGCCGCTGCACGGCGTCCCCGTGACGATCAAGGACAGTCTCGAAGTCGCCGGCATGCGAACCACCGGTGGTTCGCACCGCTGGGGACATCACATTTCGACAACCGACGCCGAGGCCGTCACCAGGCTCAAGCAGGCCGGCGCGATCGTGTTCGGCAAGTCCAATCTGCCTGCGGACGCCCGGGACTGGCAGACCTACAACGAGGTATACGGGACGACGAACAACCCGTGGGACACAACTCGCGGTCCGGGTGGTTCATCGGGCGGTTCGGCGGCCGCGGTTGCCGCCGGCCTGACCGGGCTTGAACTCGGCGGCGACACAGCGGGCTCGATCCGGGTGCCCGCCCACTTCTGCGGGGTGTACGGACTGCGCCCGTCGTACGGGGTCGTCCCGCGGCACGGAAGCGTATCCGGCCACTCCCCTGGCTCGCTGGCGGAGTTCGACATGGCCGTGCTCGGTCCGCTGGGCAGGCACGCCGACGATCTGGACCTGGGCCTCGACGTCCTCGCCGGACCGGACCGTGACAACAGGGCGGCCTGGCGGCTGGACCTGCCGCCCTCGAGGGCACAACACCTCCGCGAGTTCCGTGTCGCGGCGTGGCTCGACGACTCCTTCTGTCCGGTCGACCGCGAGCTGGTCACCGCCATGGAGTCAGTGCTGACGGCGGTGCGGTCCGCGGGCACGGTGGTGGAGGAGCGCAAAGGGCCGGTCGGCCTTGAGGAAACGATGGCGCTCTACCGGCCACTGCTCATGGCCCAAAGCGGGTTGATCGAACCGGACGAGTCCTACGCAGCACTCGTCGAGCTCGCCACGGCAGAACGAGCAGACGGGGCGGAAACCGGATTCGCCTCGCAGATAACGGTTCGCTTCCGCGATTGGCATGGGCTCGACGAGCGTCGCCAGCAGTCACGCCGTCGCTGGGCCGAGTTCTTCGACGACTTCGACGTGCTGCTCTGCCCGGTGAGCCCGACCGCCGCCTTCCCGCACGATCAACGTCCGGATCCCGGGTGGTCGGTCCGGACCCTTCAGGTCGACGGTGAGCAACGACCGTACCGGGAGATGCTCACCTGGGTGGCGCCGGCGTCGCTCAACCATCTGCCGGCCGCGGTCGCTCCGATCGGCGCGACCCGCGATAATCTCCCGATCGGCATTCAGGTGATCGCCCCGTACCTGCACGACCGCACCGCCATCCGATTCGTCCGGTGTCTGTCCGAGGTGCTCGGTGGTTTTCGGCGCCCACCCGGATTCTGAAGCGCGACAAAGCCGGTCCTGAGCGGGTGCGGGCCCGCCCAGGACCGGCGCTCCGGACTACTCCGCGCCGAGCGTGACGGTGCCGAGGTGGGTGAACTCGGCGCTCACCTGTTGGCCGGGCCGGATGAACACCGCATCCGTCAGCCCACCGGTCAGCACCGTCCAGCCGGCCCGCAGCACGACGCCACGGCGGCCCAGCGCATTGGCGGCCAACGCGAGGGCTTCGGCCGGATGCCCCTCGACGGCTGCTCCGGTGGCGGTGTCCACCACCGCCCCGTCGACCTGCAGCACACACGCTTCCAGAGCCAGATCGAGCTCGGCCGGCCGTCGTTTGAGCCCACCGATGACGAACCGAGCCGATGACGCGTTGTCGGCGACGACATCGGGCAGGGTGAACTTGAAATCGGTGTACCTGCTGTCGATCACCTCAAGCCCCGCATACACCGCATCGACCGATTCCATCGCCTGGGCGGCGGTGATCCCCGGTCCGCTCAGCTCCCTGCCGAGGACGAAGACGATCTCGGGTTCGACCCGGGGGTGGATCAGCTCGGAGGTGTCCAGCGGCACTCCGATCGGCAGGCTCATCGCATCGGTCAACCAGGCGGTCAGCGGCGAATCCACCCCCATCCGTAGCTGTTTCGCCCGTGAGGTGAGACCCAGTTTCACCCCGACGATGTGTTGCCCGGCCGCCACCTTGCGGGCGATCAACTCGGCCTGCACGTCGTAGGCCGTGCTCAGGTCGAGACCCGGCCAGTCGGCGGTGATCGGGCCGCGGTCGGCCCGGCTGGTCTCCGCATCGAGCAACACGCTCGCGGCCGTCGAGACACTCCACTGCGTTGCGCTGGTCACGTCAGCACCTCCTCCGGACGAGCCGCGGCAAGCGACAACGCCACGTCGATGATCATGTCTTCCTGTCCTCCCACATAGCCGAGCTGGCCGACCCTGCTGAGAATCGCGTGGGCGGGAATGCCGTACTGTTCGGCCGCACGCTCAGCATGGAACAGAAACGAGTTGTACACGCCGTACCGGCCCTGGACGATCGAATTCCGGTCGCACACAGGCAGCCTCGGGATCATCGGTCGCGCGATCTCCTCCGCGACCGCGAGGATGGCGTCCGCGTCGACCCCGGTCGGCACGTTCATCCTCTCGAATGCGGTGACCAGAATCTCGATGGGCGCATTGCCTGCACCGGCACCGAGCGCACACAGCGCTCCGTCGATCTGCCGCGCTCCGGCACGGTATCCGGCGATCGAGTTGGCCACTCCCAGAGAAAGATTCTGGTGTGCGTGCACGCCCACCTGTGCGTCGGCGCCGAGTTCGGCGACCAACGCCGCGACCCGGTCCGCGAGTTCGTCGGGCATCAGGGCACCCGCGGAGTCCACGACGTACACACACTGGCACCCGGCATCTGCCATGATTCGCGCCTGTCGCGCGAGCTGTTCGGGCGACGCGCGGTGCGAGAGCATGAGGAAGCCGACTGTCTCCATGCCGAGTTCGCGCGCGGCGCCGAAGTGCTGAATGGACACATCCGCCTCGGTGCAGTGGGTGGCGATGCGGGCGATCGACGCGCCCGCGTCACACGCTGCGCGGAGATGACGCACCGTGCCCAGCCCCGGCAGTAGCAGCACCGCGATCCGGGCCCTGGTCACCGTCTCGGCGGCGGCACGGATCAACTCGAGCTCACCGGTGCCGCTGAAGCCGTAGTTGAACGACGAGCCGTCGAGCCCGTCTCCGTGGGTGACCTCGATGACCTCGACACCGGCAGCGTCCAGGCCTGCGGCCACCGCCCGGACCTGCGCCACCGAGAACTGATGCTTCACCGCATGACTGCCGTCACGAAGAGTGGTGTCGGTTAACCGAACCGGTGCGTTCATCGGGCTCCTACCTTCGAATCACCCTGACGGGCAGCGGAAATGAGTTCACCAACCCGCATGGCAGCTGCGGTCATGATGTCGAGATTGCCCGCCCATGGCGGCAGATAATCACCGTTGCCCCGGACTTCGAGGAAGATCGACACCCGCATGTTCTGGCGCCAGGCGTCCTGCGGATCCTCGAACTGAGGGTCGGCAACCAGCCGATAGCCGGGGACGTACCGCTGCACCGCTGCCACCATCTGGTGCACCGATTCGGTGATGGCGTCGCGATCCGAGTCCGGCGGTATCGCACAGAACACCGTGTCCCGCATGATCAACGGCGGCTCCACCGGGTTGAGGATGATGATCGCCTTGCCGCGGCGGGCGCCTCCGACGCTCTGCAGGGCACCCGCCGTGGTCTCGGTGAACTCGTCGATGTTGGCCCGGGTGCCCGGTCCGGCCGAGCGTGATGATATGGAGGCGACGATCTCCGCGTACGGGACGTCGACCACCCTGGAAACGGCGCGCACCATCGGAATGGTCGCCTGGCCCCCGCAGGTGATCATGTTGACGTTCTCGGCATCGAGGTTGAGGTCAAGGTTGACCACCGGGCACAGCAGCGGGCCCACCGCCGCCGGGGTCAGATCGATGGCCGTGATCCCGGCTTCCGCATATCGCGGCGCGTTGGCGATGTGCGCGGCCGCCGAGGTTGCCTCGAACACCAGATCGGGAAGTTCGTCCCGGCCGAGCAGCCAGTCGACTCCGCCGGCCGAGGCCTCGACCCCGAGCTCTCGCGCCAGCGCGAGCCCGTCGGACGCCGGGTCCACCCCCACCATGTACCGAACGTCGATGTTCTCGGCCCGCTGGAGTTT
It encodes:
- a CDS encoding amidase gives rise to the protein MNDLAFRSAGELATAIAAQEVSSVELLDCYLTRLEQFDPRVNAIVARDEENARAAAREADRAVSRGEALGPLHGVPVTIKDSLEVAGMRTTGGSHRWGHHISTTDAEAVTRLKQAGAIVFGKSNLPADARDWQTYNEVYGTTNNPWDTTRGPGGSSGGSAAAVAAGLTGLELGGDTAGSIRVPAHFCGVYGLRPSYGVVPRHGSVSGHSPGSLAEFDMAVLGPLGRHADDLDLGLDVLAGPDRDNRAAWRLDLPPSRAQHLREFRVAAWLDDSFCPVDRELVTAMESVLTAVRSAGTVVEERKGPVGLEETMALYRPLLMAQSGLIEPDESYAALVELATAERADGAETGFASQITVRFRDWHGLDERRQQSRRRWAEFFDDFDVLLCPVSPTAAFPHDQRPDPGWSVRTLQVDGEQRPYREMLTWVAPASLNHLPAAVAPIGATRDNLPIGIQVIAPYLHDRTAIRFVRCLSEVLGGFRRPPGF
- a CDS encoding 2-keto-4-pentenoate hydratase, translating into MTSATQWSVSTAASVLLDAETSRADRGPITADWPGLDLSTAYDVQAELIARKVAAGQHIVGVKLGLTSRAKQLRMGVDSPLTAWLTDAMSLPIGVPLDTSELIHPRVEPEIVFVLGRELSGPGITAAQAMESVDAVYAGLEVIDSRYTDFKFTLPDVVADNASSARFVIGGLKRRPAELDLALEACVLQVDGAVVDTATGAAVEGHPAEALALAANALGRRGVVLRAGWTVLTGGLTDAVFIRPGQQVSAEFTHLGTVTLGAE
- the dmpG gene encoding 4-hydroxy-2-oxovalerate aldolase, whose translation is MNAPVRLTDTTLRDGSHAVKHQFSVAQVRAVAAGLDAAGVEVIEVTHGDGLDGSSFNYGFSGTGELELIRAAAETVTRARIAVLLLPGLGTVRHLRAACDAGASIARIATHCTEADVSIQHFGAARELGMETVGFLMLSHRASPEQLARQARIMADAGCQCVYVVDSAGALMPDELADRVAALVAELGADAQVGVHAHQNLSLGVANSIAGYRAGARQIDGALCALGAGAGNAPIEILVTAFERMNVPTGVDADAILAVAEEIARPMIPRLPVCDRNSIVQGRYGVYNSFLFHAERAAEQYGIPAHAILSRVGQLGYVGGQEDMIIDVALSLAAARPEEVLT
- a CDS encoding acetaldehyde dehydrogenase (acetylating), coding for MTTAAIVGPGNIGADLLLKLQRAENIDVRYMVGVDPASDGLALARELGVEASAGGVDWLLGRDELPDLVFEATSAAAHIANAPRYAEAGITAIDLTPAAVGPLLCPVVNLDLNLDAENVNMITCGGQATIPMVRAVSRVVDVPYAEIVASISSRSAGPGTRANIDEFTETTAGALQSVGGARRGKAIIILNPVEPPLIMRDTVFCAIPPDSDRDAITESVHQMVAAVQRYVPGYRLVADPQFEDPQDAWRQNMRVSIFLEVRGNGDYLPPWAGNLDIMTAAAMRVGELISAARQGDSKVGAR